The Mauremys reevesii isolate NIE-2019 linkage group 1, ASM1616193v1, whole genome shotgun sequence genome has a segment encoding these proteins:
- the LOC120404316 gene encoding olfactory receptor 52K2-like — MSNSNTTDFTNPSTFILLGIPGLEAAHIWISILFCTMYTIAILGNFTILFIVKTEPSLHGPMYYFLLMLAISDLGLSTSMLPKMLSIFWFNSREISFSACLTQMYFIHCFSVMESGIFVAMAFDRYVAICHPLRYSTILTNPVVAKIGVTMVLRGGMLVLPYPFLARQWTYCRTNIIPQPYCVHIAVVNLACDDTRISSYYGLFVQFSMTGLDLNFIAVSYIQILRAICSLPTKDARLKTFRTCSSHLFATLAFYIPGLFISLMNRFGQNVPLHFHVLIANVYLLMPPMINPIIYGVRTRQIRGRLLQLFTHTGA; from the coding sequence ATGTCAAATTCCAACACAACTgatttcaccaacccctccacattcatcctgctgggcattcctggcctggaggcagcccacATATGGATCTCCATCCTGTTCTGCACCATGTAcaccatagccatcttggggaacttcaccatcctgttcatagTGAAGACGGAACCGAGCCTCCATGGGCCTATGTACTATTTCCTCCTCATGCTGGCCATCAGCGACCTGGGCCTGTCTACATCCATGCTACCCAAAATgttgagcatcttctggttcaattccagggagatcagtttcagtgcctgccttacccagatgtacttcattcactgcttctcagtgatggagtctgggatcttcgtggccatggcttttgatcgctatgtggccatctgccatcccctgagatattccaccatcctgacaaacccaGTTGTGGCCAAGATCGGCGTGACTATGGTGCTACGTGGTGGCATGCTTGTACTtccctatcccttcctggcgaGGCAATGgacatattgcagaaccaacatcatcccccaacCATACTGCGTGCATATAGCCGTGGTGAATCTGGCCTGTGACGACACCCGCATTAGTAGTTACTATGGGCTCTTTGTGCAATTTTCTATGACAGGTCTGGATTTGAATTTCATTGCCgtgtcctatatccagatcctcagggccatctgcagcctccccacaaaggacgcccggctcaagacttttcggacctgcagctcccatctgTTTGCCACcttagccttttacatcccaggTCTCTTCATCTCCCTCATGAACCGGTTTGGCCAgaatgtgcccctgcatttccacgTTCTCATTGCCAACGTGTACCTCTTGATGCCTCCCATGATAAATcccatcatctacggggtgaggACCAGGCAGATCCGGGGCAGGTTACTCCAGCTCTTTACTCATACAGGGGCCTAA
- the LOC120392926 gene encoding olfactory receptor 52R1-like has protein sequence MSDSNTTDFTNPSTFILLGIPGLEASHVWISIPFCTMYTIAILGNFAILFVVKREKSLHGPMYYFLCMLAVTDLVLSTSILPKMLAIFWFNSREINFSACLTQMYFIHCFSVMESGIFVAMALDRYVAICHPLRHSTILTNPLVAKIGLAVLLRGGMLVLPYPLLASQWPYCRTNIIPQPYCAHIAVVNLACDDTRISSYYGLFVLYSVMGLDGIFIAVSYIQILRAIFRLPTKDARLKTFGTCSSHLCSILAFYIPGLFISLMNRFGQNVPLHFHVLIANLYLLIPPMLNPIIYGVRTKQIRDRLLRLITH, from the coding sequence atgtctgATTCCAACACAactgacttcaccaacccctccaccttcatcctgctgggcattcctggcctggaggcttcccacgtctggatctccatccccttctgcaccatgtacaccATAGCCATCCTGGGGAACTTTGCCATCCTGTTTGTCGTGAAGAGGGAGAAGAGCCTCCATGgacccatgtactatttcctctgcatgctggctgtcaccgacctggtcctgtccacaTCCATCCTCCCGAAAATGCTGgcaatcttctggttcaattccagggagatcaatttcagtgcctgcctcacccagatgtacttcattcactgcttctcagtgatggagtctgggatcttcgTGGCCATGGCTctggatcgctatgtggccatctgccacccactgagacattccaccatcctgacaaacccccTGGTGGCCAAGATCGGCCTGGCCGTGCTGCTACGTGGTGGCATGCTCGTACTGCCCTATCCCTTACTGGCTAGTCaatggccatattgcagaaccaacatcatcccccagcCGTACTGCGCGCATATAGCCGTGGTGAATCTGGCCTGTGACGACACCCgcatcagtagttactatggcctcTTTGTGCTATACTCTGTGATGGGTCTGGATGGGATTTTCATTGCTgtgtcctatatccagatcctcagggccatcttcaggctccccacaaaggacgcccggctgaAGACTTTTggtacctgcagctcccacctctgttccatcttagccttttacatcccaggTCTTTTCATCTCCCTCATGAACCGGTTTGGCCAgaatgtgcccctgcatttccatgTTCTTATTGCCAACCTGTACCTCCTAATACCtcccatgctaaaccccatcatctatggggtgaggaccaaacagatccgggacaggctgctccggctcaTTACTCATTAA